A region from the Lolium perenne isolate Kyuss_39 chromosome 4, Kyuss_2.0, whole genome shotgun sequence genome encodes:
- the LOC127295382 gene encoding uncharacterized protein, whose protein sequence is MGRSRRNRNKPSRNPAVAPPLAAPPPATVPGAVEPELLDDQNDPEYELSSDLKGDEQTLALNLELRGAFHDCRVFAKELDHAKRLISTEDLRESFSRKWIKNAGVALASLIHDIEETELKIRMKEGKPMPRPSGIRGFIALVNRIV, encoded by the exons ATGGGTCGCAGCCGCCGTAATCGGAACAAGCCAAGCCGGAACCCTGCAGTGGCTCCACCACTGGCAGCACCCCCACCAGCAACCGTCCCCGGAGCAGTGGAGCCAGAGCTGCTTGATGACCAGAATGACCCG GAGTACGAGCTGTCTTCGGATCTCAAGGGAGATGAGCAAACATTGGCTCTGAACCTTGAGCTGAGAGGTGCCTTCCATGACTGCAGGGTGTTTGCAAAAGAGCTGGATCATGCAAAACGTCTGATCTCAACAGAAGACCTCAGAGAATCATTCAGCAGAAAATGGATAAAGA ATGCTGGTGTAGCTTTGGCGTCATTAATACATGATATCGAAGAAACAGAACTGAAGATCAGGATGAAAGAGGGCAAGCCTATGCCAAGGCCTTCTGGGATTCGCGGCTTCATCGCCCTGGTCAACAGGATTGTTTGA